In the Variovorax sp. S12S4 genome, one interval contains:
- a CDS encoding GlxA family transcriptional regulator — MELRQPPIRVVFVLLPGSLVLDWAGPAEALRIANQRLRAAGQPERFEIEFASPRPTSVGSVGVALANLAPLPTQWHGPAWVVLVGLPGDFIAIDNAETQDLLHWLRGQRFERGRLELVTVCAGALLAAHAGALSGRRATTHHHHLDELRSVEPRCDVVANRVFVIDPPVYSSAGVTTGIDLVLHRIADVCGEALAAQVAQTMVVAQRRGPHDPELSPFLAYRNHLHAALHRVQDAVSEQPQADWNVPRMAEVAHTSARHLTRLFVEHAGVAPLAYLRRLRLAAAQLALASGASVTRAAEISGFGSDTQLRRAWHQFGLPGSPSAATPAPTV, encoded by the coding sequence ATGGAACTCCGGCAACCACCCATCCGCGTAGTGTTCGTGCTGCTGCCGGGCAGCCTGGTGCTCGATTGGGCCGGGCCTGCCGAGGCGTTGCGCATCGCCAACCAGCGGCTGCGCGCCGCCGGCCAGCCGGAGCGCTTCGAGATCGAATTCGCCAGCCCGCGGCCTACCTCCGTCGGCTCGGTGGGCGTGGCGCTTGCCAACCTTGCGCCGTTGCCGACGCAATGGCATGGGCCAGCGTGGGTGGTGCTGGTCGGGCTGCCCGGCGACTTCATCGCGATCGACAACGCCGAGACGCAGGACCTGCTGCACTGGCTGCGCGGCCAGCGCTTCGAACGCGGCCGGCTCGAGCTGGTCACCGTGTGCGCGGGCGCCCTGCTGGCGGCCCATGCGGGCGCGCTCTCCGGCCGGCGCGCAACCACGCACCACCATCACCTGGACGAGCTGCGCTCGGTAGAGCCGCGCTGCGACGTGGTCGCCAACCGCGTGTTCGTGATCGACCCGCCCGTCTACAGCAGCGCGGGCGTCACGACCGGCATTGACCTGGTGCTGCACCGCATCGCGGATGTGTGCGGCGAAGCGCTCGCGGCCCAGGTGGCGCAGACCATGGTGGTGGCGCAGCGGCGCGGCCCGCACGACCCGGAGCTTTCGCCTTTTCTGGCTTACCGGAACCATCTGCATGCCGCCCTGCACCGCGTGCAGGACGCCGTCAGCGAACAGCCCCAGGCCGACTGGAACGTGCCTCGCATGGCGGAAGTGGCCCACACCTCGGCGCGGCACCTCACGCGGCTGTTCGTGGAGCACGCAGGCGTGGCGCCCCTGGCCTATCTGCGCCGGCTGCGGCTGGCGGCGGCGCAGCTCGCGCTGGCCTCGGGCGCGAGCGTGACGCGGGCGGCGGAAATCTCGGGCTTCGGCTCGGACACGCAACTACGGCGCGCGTGGCATCAGTTCGGATTGCCGGGCTCGCCTTCGGCCGCCACGCCTGCGCCGACCGTCTAA
- a CDS encoding RNA polymerase sigma factor yields the protein MSAAARDEAAIHRTIEAVWRIESAKIIATVARMVRDVGLAEELAQDALVSALEQWSETGVPDNPAAWLTAVAKRRALDRLRHRQMTEHKAGEIGRELDAQHEMAQADFAEAVDAALDDDIGDDLLRLVFTACHPVLSTEARVALTLRLMGGLTTDEIARAFLVPEATVAQRIVRAKRSLLEARVPFEVPRRHELEARLASVLEVLYLIFNEGYSATAGDDWMRPALCDEAMRLGRIVAELVPDASEVHGLVALMEIQASRTAARVGPSGEPVLLLEQNRARWDHMLIRRGLAALARAEALGGALGPYALQAAIAACHGRARTAAETDWPRIAALYDALAELSPSPVVELNRAVALSMAFGPATGLEVVDALLGEPALQGYHLLPAVRGDLLFKLGRHDEARNEFDRAASLTRNTRERTLLLARARACLLPPA from the coding sequence ATGAGCGCTGCGGCCCGGGACGAGGCCGCCATTCACCGCACCATCGAGGCGGTGTGGCGCATCGAGTCCGCGAAGATCATTGCCACCGTTGCGCGCATGGTGCGCGACGTGGGCCTGGCCGAAGAGCTGGCCCAGGACGCGCTGGTCTCGGCCCTGGAGCAATGGAGCGAAACCGGCGTGCCCGACAACCCCGCCGCCTGGCTCACTGCCGTGGCCAAGCGCCGCGCACTCGACCGGCTGCGCCATCGGCAAATGACCGAGCACAAGGCCGGCGAGATCGGCCGCGAACTCGACGCACAGCACGAAATGGCGCAGGCCGATTTCGCCGAAGCGGTCGATGCCGCGCTCGACGACGACATCGGCGACGACCTGCTGCGGCTGGTGTTCACCGCCTGCCATCCGGTGCTTTCGACCGAGGCGCGCGTGGCGCTCACGCTGCGGCTGATGGGCGGCCTCACGACGGACGAGATTGCCCGCGCCTTCCTCGTGCCCGAGGCCACGGTGGCTCAGCGCATCGTGCGCGCCAAGCGCAGCCTTCTCGAAGCGCGCGTGCCTTTCGAGGTGCCGCGCCGGCACGAGCTCGAGGCGCGGCTCGCCTCGGTGCTCGAAGTGCTCTACCTGATCTTCAACGAAGGCTATTCGGCCACGGCGGGTGACGACTGGATGCGGCCCGCGCTGTGCGACGAAGCCATGCGGCTCGGCCGGATCGTGGCCGAGCTCGTGCCCGATGCGTCGGAAGTGCACGGCCTGGTGGCGTTGATGGAGATTCAGGCGTCCCGCACGGCGGCCCGTGTCGGCCCGTCGGGCGAGCCGGTGCTGCTGCTGGAGCAGAACCGCGCGCGCTGGGACCACATGCTGATTCGCCGCGGCCTGGCGGCACTTGCGCGCGCGGAGGCTCTTGGCGGAGCCTTGGGGCCCTATGCCTTGCAAGCCGCCATCGCCGCTTGCCATGGCCGGGCGCGAACGGCTGCGGAAACCGATTGGCCCCGCATTGCGGCGCTGTACGACGCGCTGGCCGAGCTTTCTCCGTCGCCTGTCGTCGAGTTGAACCGCGCGGTGGCGCTGTCCATGGCGTTCGGGCCCGCAACGGGGCTGGAGGTGGTGGACGCGCTGCTCGGCGAGCCCGCATTGCAGGGCTATCACTTGCTGCCGGCGGTGCGCGGAGACCTGCTCTTCAAGCTGGGCCGCCACGACGAGGCGCGCAACGAATTCGATCGCGCCGCCTCGCTCACGCGCAACACGCGCGAGCGGACGCTGCTGCTGGCGCGGGCACGCGCCTGCCTTCTTCCGCCTGCCTGA
- a CDS encoding DJ-1/PfpI family protein: protein MTLRVLILAFDGVEALDFAGPFEVFTTASRVSQRLNPGTEAPFEVASVALASAGQPVQARAGLRLLADHNLADNPTADLLIVPGGVVDAPMASPATLRWIAKCAAGAQLAASVCTGAFLLAKSGVLTQEAVTTHWEDIADLRKQFPLLDVREGERWIDSGRVVSSAGISAGIDMSLYLVERLAGRALAERTARQMDYAWNSGNHPSA from the coding sequence TCGACGGTGTCGAGGCGCTCGACTTTGCGGGCCCGTTCGAGGTGTTCACCACGGCGAGCCGCGTCAGCCAGCGCCTGAATCCCGGCACGGAGGCGCCGTTCGAGGTCGCCTCCGTGGCGCTCGCAAGCGCGGGCCAGCCCGTGCAAGCCCGAGCCGGGCTGCGCCTGCTGGCGGACCACAACCTGGCCGACAATCCCACGGCGGACCTCCTGATCGTGCCCGGGGGCGTTGTCGATGCGCCTATGGCAAGCCCCGCCACCCTGCGCTGGATTGCAAAATGCGCGGCCGGCGCGCAGCTTGCCGCCTCGGTATGCACCGGCGCGTTCCTGCTCGCAAAAAGCGGCGTGCTCACACAAGAGGCCGTCACCACCCACTGGGAAGACATTGCGGATCTGCGCAAACAGTTTCCGCTGCTGGATGTGCGCGAGGGCGAACGCTGGATCGACAGCGGCCGCGTCGTCAGCTCCGCGGGCATCAGCGCAGGCATCGACATGAGCCTGTACCTGGTCGAGCGGCTGGCCGGCCGCGCGCTGGCCGAACGCACGGCGCGCCAGATGGACTACGCATGGAACTCCGGCAACCACCCATCCGCGTAG